Genomic DNA from Hyperolius riggenbachi isolate aHypRig1 chromosome 10, aHypRig1.pri, whole genome shotgun sequence:
CAGGTGGCTGGGAGCGTGCATGAGgactaagtggttaaaggacatcaaaggtgaaaataaactgagaaaaacaattgtgtgTATAtagcctcctcctaaaaattgttgtttttttttggttttttttactgtttaattctctgctcaattgcaccttcattgaagtatgctagagctcaaatctatgaattattgatcctttttatctctttcctgctccaggaagccatttactgaccggaaagtgttttatggctgtaatttcttatcagcgtgggttatgctatagtctgacccggacagtgtcacttgcatacctgatgtttaactctctcaggcaaaaaaggggggaaaaaaaggaacacggcctaattatttgtgtgcttggcactgtacatacacatgcccatttcatcatgtgacatgtcacctcagttgtcctttaaggggtgaAGCAAGTACAAATGGCGCCTGAGATTTTGGCgttgccataggccgtaataggaattacagctaaagtggcgctcagacagtaatttgggtgccattaAGACGCAGGCCAATTTAGTTTGATAACTGTGTAGTTTGGCTGTCAGCAGTAGCTTGCAGCCGAGTTGTGCATTTCCCCACTGTCCAcagggacctggagggggaataattaATTCCGCCAGATTGTTTGCAGTAGGCGGGTTAGCAGtttcttcaccctgcgcccaaattacctgctggcTTAATTTATGTGCGTTAAGGGGTCCACCTGCCACCACCTCTCTCCACTACAGCTTATCATAAAGGCCACAAGGGGGTGCtaaatgtaatggggccctaggcaaggtagtataaTCTGATTAGAAGTAGTGAATGTGTAGATTCAATGTAACTTTAAAGTCCCAGTGTCACAAACAATACTTTGTCAAGCAGTGAAGTGTACAAGAGTACAATTCACCAGGATTTTCATTTGTGGACAGAAAATGTATAAACTTCCTGGAATCAAATCTATGCCTGTACTGGTGTTGGGATGCACTACTGCTGTGTAGGGGGAACATAATCACCCAGCTGATTCATGTAGGCTCCCCCAGCCTACATAGACCGTTCTGAACAAGCGCTGCACTTGGAGACTCCTAAGTGACTCAGCTGGGTGAGAGGCTGGTTATGCTCCCTCTACATAGCTGGAGTGTGTCCCGACGCCAGAACAGGCACAGGATTGATTtcaagaagtgtgtgtctgtttgtCTCAGAGACTATCAAATAGAATGAATTGATACttgcctgggacttcctccagccccataagcacatgtgattaacgcggtctgccgttcagccgccatcagccccagtaactggctcagtcatgtCAGTCCAGATCTATTGCACATGCGTGGAAGACCCATACTGGACCTGaccgagccagttaccggggctgaacggcagactgcgggaggacggcgagggactcggatgtgtttatggggctgggggaAAGCCAGGGTAAGTATAGATTTGTCCTATTTGTTAGTCTCTGGTACAATTTAAGGAaagggacacacttgtctttcagtttttccTGTGTGGTTTTTCTGCAtgctatgtgtgttttttttttttatgcaggatttttttttctccctctcacAGCCACTAAtgtaattgttaaaaaaaaagttcagaatcGTACtgcaggtttttatttttttccctacttGTGAAAAATGCATTGTGTACTATCCATTGATTACTAAGTTCCTCCAGAAGTCTTTCAGAAAACACACATGAAAACAGTTGTGTCCCCTGCCTCAAGGCTACTCACACTAAGGCATTGTGACAGATACATTTTACACTGAATCATACTTTTAACTGCACCAAATGTCACACTGCATGTAATGTGCAATGGAGCTTCCCCTCCATTGGTATTATGTTTTAGCAGGATACACAATGCGAGTCATAAAGGGCAGCTGAAGTAAGGATATGGAggccaataccagttgcttggtagccctgctgatctttatggctgcagtggtgtctgaatagcacctggtgcacaccagagcggttctgaagcgttattacaactcttgcagggggaaactgcttggctaatgaaagtgagctggtgcacaccagagaggtttgGTTTTTGGCTGACAACACAACACCCAACACCCCcaacacccccaacacacccaacacccccaacacacccaaCACACCCAACACACCCAACACACCCAACACACCCAACACACCCAACACACCCAACACACCCAACACACCCAACACACCCAACACACCCAACACACACAACACGTCccgcggggccccaggcctccgcatTTCGAGTTGGTTTTTAAGCATTCTAAAAGAATGTGAACACCTGCAGTTTGCTTTCtgaactcttggagtgctgtAGAGTAGAGGCAGTCCATAAAAAAGGCTATTTTGTGCTGTGTGTCTCTTTAAACGAAACCTTTGCTTCCCAGTCTCCACTGCTTGTCACCATTGGTTCTCACCTCTCAATCTTTCAGTTCTACAAATCGCCTCTAACCATGCTCCAGCGGGCCAGAGTCTGTCACATTGTTGTGACAGTTAGTACGGCACGGTTATATTAGCAAATTAGTAGTAAATTACAGCCTGACTCACTGAACCGCATGGCAGCAGCGGCCAGCtctgtaagggctagttcactaTGGGACTGGGAGCAGAAATCGTGAATCAATTTTTGTGGttcatttttactgtaatgtgagTCCCATTCAATAGAATGATAATCACAGCTCCCCTGTGTTGATGTGATGCCTAGGAGAGACCTATCAGAGACCATCAAAAGAAAGGCCTATTCGTGTGAAGAAATGGAtgtaagattcatttgtgtgctaagttgtatggccctgtagtgagctgttaaagctgcagagtgcagaattgtgaaAAATTGTCTGGTCACGAGGAGggttaaagcctgtggtcctcaactggttaaagcatttgcaacagctgttgttgctgttgttgtttgttattattattattattatgtatttatatagcgctgacatattacgcagcgctgtacagtgtgtgtatatgtatatatctatatagtcttgttgctaactgtccctcaaaggagctcacaatctaatccctaccattgccatatgtctatattatgtagtgtaagtactgtagtctagggccaatttttttaggggaagccaattcacttatatatatatatatatatatatatatagctttttggaatgttggaggaaaccggagtgcccggaggaaacccacacagacacggagagaacatacaaactctttgcagatagtaccctggctgggattcgaatccagggacccagcgctgcaaggcgagagagctaaccactacgccaccgtgtaatctactcaacaggtgaaaacagtggctctctgcagttggtttgtggacagtcatggctaagacaaaggagctcagtgaggacctgcggctgcacattgtggctgttcACAagagctacaaggccatttctaaatgttttcaagttccagtggctacagtgcaaagtattattaaaaaatacaagatgttgcagaaaatctcagaggatgtggtcggaagccaaaagtgacgcctgtgctagtgttgggcgaacacctggatgttcgggttcgggaaagttcgccgaacatgaccgatgttcgggccgaaccccgaacatcccgcttttgggggccctatggggtcgcaggcataaggggggagcatgccccgatcgcggggggggtcagaaattccccccaccccctccgctagcgctcccccctctgcccgctaccccatacaaaagtttaaggaaagtaccggtggtagtggatggcctggcagtggcactgtggagtgaggaggaggagtccggagagtgacgccaaTAAATTTCCCACATTGAACACAAGTGTCTTCTAAGCAGTGACTTACACAGCAAACATTTGCTACATTCAGTACATGAATGGTGCTTTTTACCAGTGTGAAATCTGTGTGTGAAGCTgggatttcagaaaaaaaactctTACCACacccagcacatgaatatggctactTGCCAGTGTGGGATCTCTTATGAACATGAAGAGCTGATTTTAaaacaaagcatttcccacacccagcacatggatagggcttctcaccagtgtgtgatctGAGTGAGGGAAATGCTGTTTCAAAATCAGCTTTTGTTGTTCAtaagacactcactcactcactcactcactcactcactcactcactcactctctctctctcacactctctctctcactctctgttTAGAAGCTCTATTCTTGTAGTGTGGGTAATGTTTTGCATTCCCACAACATTTCCCCAGTTTCATACATGAGACCTCCCACTTGtgagaagccctatccatgtgctgagaagaactgatttctgtacaaaaccatTTCCCCCACTCAGCAGATGAATAAGtgatttctcaccagtgtgagatctctcaggcCTGACAAGAAGTGATttataaacaaaacatttcccacactcagcacatgaatgtggtttctcaccagtgtgagttgtcTCTTGTTTGACAAGGTTTTCTTTATcattaaaatatttcccacactctgaacatttccacaaagagttaaaattcaataaaactgCAACCACGGAAAAGTgctttaattaaccataaattacTTGCCTTTCCTAACTTCCATTAGACTCGAGTATCCTCGGAAATGGTCCAGGCCATATCCTCTTGATATTTGACGAACAGAGCGCCACACATCTCAATCCCATTCTCTGCTCTGGactaagtatagcaagccccagagcaatgacattctgaatgctgctgcagaatgtcattttgctggcttttaaagagactctgtaccaaaaattacaacgttttttctaccatcctacaagttcctaaagctattctaatgtgctctgccttacagcagcactttctactataactgtctctgtaataaatcaatgtatctttcccttgtcagacttgtcggcctgtgtctggaaggctgccaactcttcttggtctgtttatgcacagtctccaggcccctctatgcacactccagtgtgtgtgtatttacataagccagcagcgtctctgctatcttatcagtgatagaagagagctggataaaaatcctcctctgttaggctgtgaaagtagctggctgacacatactgaggaattacaaacacaggcacaggcagagctgtctgcaggaagcctgttacTCTTCcgtgcatgagagaagcaggggacagaaggtaaacacacaaatgatcttttgagattcaaaaggaaagctgtatacagcctgcttgtgtatggatgtattttctatgtgtggacatactgtacatcaatctacttcctgttttggtggccattttgtttgtttataaacaaacttttaaaaactgtttttgactacttttaatgcggcggggagcggcgaaattgtgacagagggtaataggaggtgtcccctaacacactggtatgtttacttttgtgcgattttaacaatacagattctctttaaggacattaAGGTGAAAAAAATGAGCTAAACCATTTAATCTATCCTtattcttctccccccccccccccccaaaaaaaattcttttctgctctcagaagccattttctgccaggaaagtggtttatggctgtaattccttaacagcgagggttacgctatagtccgacccggtcccaagccagacaaactgtcacttgcatacctgattaactttttcaggcagaaaaagtaaaaaaggaacatagcccagttatttgtgtgcttggtactgtacatacacatgtctatctcatcatgtcacctcgggtgtcctttagaaAACATTTTATTCCTGCGATGGTGCTGTGCTCATACAGAGGTCATTTAGCTGTAACTAGCAACATAATGGAGGCTCAGGAAAGCCTATGTTCTGTGTGTTTAGGTGGGAGCCGTGAGCGCCTCTAGTGCAGAATCATCACGATGGCGGCAGACAGCGCTGAGCGAAAGGAAGATGGCAGCCTGGAGATTGTATCGAGCGGTAACATCTTGGGATCTTTTACGGAGCACAAAGAGGCACGAGACCTGATTGTgaacctgcagatgtcctgtatgaGCAGAGAGGTGTGCGCACAGAGGTTTATAGGTGAGAGAACCACTAGATCCATATGTGTGTGACTGCGGGACATagtgagtcctgctgatccagaatctgGGGGTAGAGGTGGAGGGGGGATTGCTGGGGTAATAGATTGAACTCTGTGCTTTGGGATTAGGCAGGGGTAGGAGAAGAGAAGCCTGTATGTCCCTTGTCTGAGTCTCACCCTCTTCTTTCATTGTAGTTATTATGGACAATTATCAGGAGCAGCCTCACCTTCTGGATCCACATCTAGGTAAGTTATTTTCATAACAATAGACAATGGTGAGAAATGTTGCTGATGTTAATAACCGTGTGGAGCCAGTCGACACTTCACTTTGTAAACAGTTCCCTTTGTGAACCTGTCGGGGGCCGCTATATCAGGATCTTGGCTTCAAAGTGATAGGTTCAGATCAGGTTCATGGTCTCCGGTTAGGGTCAGGGCTCCAGTCAATGGCTCAGATCAGTCATGCCGTtgagtcgtgggttcagatcagggtcatggatactgagtcgtgggttcagatcagggtcatggatactgagtcgtgggttcagatcagggtcatggatactgagtcgtgggttcagatcagggtcatggatactgagtcgtgggttcagatcagggtcgtgggttcagatcagggtcatggatactgagtcgtgggttcagatcagggtcatggatactgagtcgtgggttcagatcagggtcatggatactgagtcgtgggttcagatcagggtcatggatactgagtcgtgggttcagatcagggtcatggatactgagtcgtgggttcagatcagggtcatggatactgagtcgtgggttcagatcagggtcatggatactgagtcgtgggttcagatcagggtcatggatactgagtcgtgggttcagatcagggtcatggatactgagtcgtgggttcagatcagggtcatggatactgagtcgtgggttcagatcagggtcatggatactgagtcgtgggttcagatcagggttatggctaccgagtcgtgggttcagatcagggttatggctaccgagtcgtgggttcagatcagggtcatggctaccgagtcgtgggttcagatcagggttatggctaccgagtcgtgggttcagatcagggtcatggctaccgagttGTGGGTTCAGAGCagggtcatggctaccgagttGTGGGTTCAGAGCagggtcatggctaccgagtcgtgggttcagagcagggtcatggctaccgagtcgtgggttcagagcagggtcatggctaccgagtcgtgggttcagagcagggtcatggctaccgagtcatgggttcagatcatgaTAATGGCGTTTAAATTTCGAATCTATTTCTGACTCTGACGCCTATTATAATTTGCGTGTAATCAAAAGTAAACCAATTCAGGTATaaagtttttattattactatttagtatgtaTGTAGCTCCGACACCTTGCGCAGAACTGTACacagtacattgtcttgtcatttaaagagactctgaagcgagtctaaattcgtgTTTTTAACTgattatgttaagcactatagctagtgctaaaacgctgcatccctgtggcaaaacaaggggtttataccccccaaatccccttgtctaattgcggggagcgctttctgcgtgaggcagagcttagggctgtagctctgcctcttcacgcgtcaatccccactgattgccgcctctcccgcccctctcagccttccttcactgagagggactgAGGGGAGGTGGAGATCCGCGGGCTGATAGACGTGAATGGAGGCagaacaaagctctgcctccaggagcagcaaaatccacgaccacgaaagttgtggattttgccctgtaattttgggggtataaacccctcgttttgccgtcgGGATGCAGCCTTTtaacactagctatagtgctttaaCATAAATAGCAGTTTAAAAACGTGAATTTAGActctcttcagagtctctttaaagaggaacgttaaCCAAGGAATGAactcctttcctatgagaaatctttgccttttctctaatacatcatcaggggagtctgtatggctgatattgtggtgaaacccttcccacagtgtaatgtcagggccatggtcctgaccgtttgctctctgagaacctccttcgcggaaggttcggttcgtggaaaagtttgcgaaccgcaatagacttcaatggagatgcaaactttgaaaaaatagacaaaattatgctggccacaaaagtgatggaaaagatgtttcaaggggcctaacacctggaggggggcatggcggagtggggtacatacccaaagtcccggggaaaaatctggatttgacgcaaagcagcgttttaagggcagaaatcacattgaatgctaaattgcaggcctaaagtgcattcaaacatcttgcattggtacacatcaatcagggagagtaattagagttctgcttcacactgacacaccaaactcactgtgtaacgcaccgcaaacagctgtttgcgtagtgatggccgtgctagaCTTGTgcataccgtggccagagtgtaggcagtggtgtttttcaagcccatatggccgccgggctgtggtagctcagtgatagaacagtgactgtccagctgatcaaatttggtctgaccacaatgaagcaacgaccttattatcttttgtgtgccacccccacccgagacactcaaatagccggcggtcattgcttcattgtgatacgcaagccccttcacttcggaaaggtaatgatcacgaagggggatgggtacatgtacatgcctttttgttttttttttgttgcagccgcccacagtgcagccagaaaaattaggaagacctgtacacgcaccagaaaaattagtgtagtggccgctgctagcagcggccttaaaaattcaggaatccgcctagagtcttggaccatgctggtggtggcggagaaggcaagcggcctgcaggcagagatgccgtgtgtggggactgacttgtcgtccagtagccctccgtgagccattcctcattcattttgataaaggtcaggtactgaacactgtcgtgatttaggcgacttctcttctcagtgactatgcctccagctgcactgaaggtcctttctgacaggacgcttgcggcagggcaagagagaagttgtatggcaaattgggacagctctgaccacaggtcaagcctgcgcaaccagtagtccaagggttcatcatcgcttttcgcactgtctacatccacactcaaggccaggtaggcgTTGGTGGattgtggatccggaaggactatggcgaggagttggactaaagaatgtccgcatgtccgacatcaccctgagatcactggagcgtcctgtccttgcctgcgtagacttgggaggaggagggtgactgccagtggtaccttgattgcgttgtgcagccacatcacccttaaatgcatcgtaaagcatcattgacagcttgttctgcaagtgctgcatcctttccaccttctgttgagttggtaacaggtccgtcactttgtgcctgtaccgagggtctagtagcgtggccacccagtacaggtcattcgccttgagttttttgatacgggggtccctcaacaggctggacaacatgaaagaggacatcagctggatgcagacgtactctccatctcctcttgctctttctaagtgacgggacgcaactcctcttcctccccccagccacgaaccatACCAcgagaacgtggagcagcagaagccccctgtgactgctgccgcggttgttcttcttccgctgcctcttcctcctcaccAGGAACAccttcatcaccatcatcagagtctgactcctctccttccccacacgactcctcttcttcctcctcctcccccctctgtgctgccgcaggtgttgtggaaacattgggttcggatgtaaatcgctcccatgactcctgctgccgtaactgttctcgttcacgctcctccacagctgtatcaacCACTCTACGCACGTCACGCTcggcaagtcgctgatggtgctcttagcgcgactcaccagtttggtcacctcctcaaagggcttcatgaccctgcatgcattttgcatgagtgtccagttgttgggccacaacatccccatcctcccagattgtgtccttgtactgtaatgatacaggtactgggtgacggctttctcctggtctagcaggcgagagaacatcagcagggtggaattccagcgagtcgggctatcgcaaatcaggcgtctcaccggcaagttgtttctacgctgaatgtccgcaaagcgtgccatggccttgtaagagcgcctgaaatgcccacacaacttcctggcctgcttcaggacgtcctctaagcctgggtacttggacacaaatctttgcatggccagattcagcacatgtgccatgcagggtatgtgtgtcagctttcccaaattcaaagcggaaatgagattgctgccgttgtcacacaccatgttgccgatctcaagcttgtgcggggtcagccattgctccacctgtttgttaagagcagccaggagagctgctccagtgtgactctccactttcaggcaagacatgtctaacactgcgtgacaccgtcgtacctggcatgcagcataggccctgggtgctggggctgtgtagctggagaggagatcgcggcaccagccgaggaggaggaggatgatgacatcgAAGAGGTggagaggtggctggaggcctgcctgaaagccgcggaggtgtgacaagtcggtccgctgcgcagccacgtactccctgcttgctgccattggtcaccaggttgacccaatgggctttgtatgtaatgtagtggccctgcctgtgcttggcagaccaggcatccgtggtcaggtggacccttgacccaacgctcttcgcaatagatgacaccacttgcctctcaactgcacggtacagtttgggtatggccttttgtgaaaaataattgcggcctggtatcttccactgtggtttaccaatggccacaaacttacggaaagcccctgactccaccagcttgtatggtaatagctggcgagctaatagttccgccacgccagctgtcagacaccgggcaagagggtgactggcagacatttgcttcttacgcttaaatacttccttcacggacagctgggtactgctgtgggcagagaaggaaccgctgaaaggaagaggtggtgtggaggagggtggctgtgaaggtgcaagggagaaagcagatgaagacgatgcacctgaagtaggaagaggagggtggcttgtcttttgaggggtgctgctttttctcaggtgttcttgccatagctgtttgtgccttctctccaggtgccttcgtaaggcacttgtccctacgtgagagtcggcctttccacggctcaatttttgctggcagagacaacaggtggctttgctccgatctgagacacacgtttaaaaatttcaaaaacgctgagcccccctggggtgatggcactacggtagtggcatcagcagctgacgttgaggggcatgctggctgtccatagctggcgatacatggcgctggacactgcccccagctgtttctgaggacgagctccctctgcttctatcatggattcgtctcctcctactcctctctgactccccctttgaactgtctccctggtcatctcctctaccgggaacatacgtggcatccgcataatcgtcatcataatcctcctgcccagcttcgctttcctttagacacctcctcaactgcaccaacttcaggtggttcatcatccacctcctcacacgttacgtccatactatcgccacctaactcagacgtatgaagtggagtacctgcgccttcttcttgttgttgttgcagtagtggctgtgaatcagtgatttcaccaccaccaccaaataacgcctgcgaagtgtcaaatgcagcagatgtggtgcttgttgtagcgctggtggctgcgggagatgaggtgttctgtgttaaatactcaaccacgtcctcacaattttaggaagtgatgacacgtgccttcttctgagcactgtactttgggacaggtccgcacgaaatcacagctacaccacctcgcacagacctgccggtgcctggtggcctacctctgggtctgcctctacctcctctacctggtttgtccattttgtccatcttgggggggatgctaggtatatgcagtgaggtgggttccctcaacacaacaggtagttggatgcagtgagctgggttcactgaacattaaaggtacttagatgcagtgaggtgggttcactcaacacaacaggtagttagatgcagtgagctgggttcactcaacacaaaactaggtatatgcagtgatgaggtgggttaagtaaacacaacaggtactgggtatatgcagtactgggtagtataatgtgcagctccctgtcacacacacacaggtagtcactgaatgactgaatgtgctgggctgctggcagtggcgcacacactatgaattagcaaggctgtgcatgcaacaaaagtgtcagtttgacacacaggaaaaaaagtacaggatgagctctgaaatg
This window encodes:
- the LOC137536673 gene encoding tubulin-specific chaperone D-like encodes the protein MAADSAERKEDGSLEIVSSGNILGSFTEHKEARDLIVNLQMSCMSREVCAQRFIVIMDNYQEQPHLLDPHLGLRIQACCMQELCQGPGIVQVLRPGKHEQQQQHKAHTKQQNKVLPCRAHYVL